The following proteins come from a genomic window of Musa acuminata AAA Group cultivar baxijiao chromosome BXJ1-7, Cavendish_Baxijiao_AAA, whole genome shotgun sequence:
- the LOC103991540 gene encoding uncharacterized protein LOC103991540 isoform X1 yields MWGEGGRFYWGRTEGEEQREVKGIVVLFAWISSQESHLKPFIDLYWSLGWSPLVCHVDFLTLFFTDKATSLAHGILDELLKVIKIRQLPIVLMSFSLGSKGCLYKVLQILDGKWQKGLKLDEYQLIRECICGQIYDSSPVDFTAELATRFLHHTSQRLFSPTRITSWMTKVLTSSLDAVFLSRFEAQRAEYWQSLYSSVSMGPFLIFCSEDDDLASYQIIFNFSQHLNELGGDVRLVKWSNSPHVGHYSHHQIDYHSNLVEFLGKAATVVSQRRVFNGGTENLRSSCDSMLEPSCSLHDALSSSESLRRVAIGPNDHFFSPSSSGKLEVKDGSSLHDDQKPNLFTSPSINPHGYLSQILFDVCVPKNVEGWDIKPITSNGKQSSVSARRRGPLNPIRCIRRSRL; encoded by the exons ATGTGGGGCGAAGGAGGGCGATTCTACTGGGGGAGGACGGAGGGAGAAGAGCAGAGGGAAGTGAAGGGCATCGTGGTGCTGTTCGCGTGGATATCCAGCCAGGAGAGCCATCTGAAGCCTTTCATCGATCTCTACTGGTCTCTCGGGTGGAGTCCCCTCGTCTGCCATGTCGACTTTCTCACGCT ATTTTTCACTGACAAGGCCACTTCACTAGCTCATGGTATACTTGATGAGCTCTTGAAG GTTATAAAGATCAGGCAGTTACCAATTGTGCTCATGAGCTTCTCTTTGGGATCAAAAGGTTGCCTCTATAAGGTTCTTCAG ATTCTTGATGGAAAGTGGCAAAAAGGACTCAAACTG GATGAATATCAGCTCATAAGAGAGTGTATCTGTGGACAAATTTATGATTCTAGTCCTGTGGACTTCACTGCTGAATTGGCTACTCGATTTCTCCATCACACTTCTCAGAGATTGTTTAGCCCAACAAGAATAACGTCATGGATGACAAAAGTCCTGACATCTAGTCTGGATGCTGTTTTTCTAAGCAGATTTGAAGCACAGCGTGCTGAATATTGGCAGAGTTTGTACTCATCAGTT AGTATGGGCCCTTTTCTTATATTTTGTTCGGAGGATGATGACCTTGCCTCTTACCAAATAATCTTCAATTTTTCCCAACATCTGAACGAGCTTGGTGGTGATGTTAGACTTGTAAAATGGAGCAATTCCCCGCATGTAG GGCATTATAGTCATCACCAAATTGACTACCACTCTAATCTCGTTGAGTTTCTTGGGAAGGCAGCTACTGTTGTTTCTCAGAGAAGAGTATTTAATGGAGGAACAGAAAACCTCAGAAGTTCCTGTGACAGTATGTTAGAGCCCTCCTGCAGCCTTCACGACGCACTAAGCTCAAGCGAGAGCTTAAGAAGGGTGGCCATTGGACCCAATGATCATTTCTTCTCACCCAGTTCAAGCGGCAAACTTGAAGTAAAAGATGGAAGCTCTTTGCATGATGACCAGAAGCCTAATTTGTTTACTTCACCCAGCATCAATCCCCATGGATATCTAAGCCAGATCCTATTTGATGTGTGTGTTCCCAAGAATGTCGAGGGCTGGGACATAAAGCCAATTACCTCAAATGGGAAGCAGTCCTCCGTATCTGCCCGCCGTCGCGGTCCTTTAAATCCTATAAGATGCATCAGACGCTCAAGATTGTAG
- the LOC103991539 gene encoding cyclin-dependent kinase inhibitor 1-like: MGKYTRKCSRGVEKLSVMEVTQVVGVRRRARVPAVAVAADAASARSSKRRKTAPQRTTEVVQTSSYLQLRSRRLFMTFRRPRLLAANSAAYSTGPAVEGVSRCSSNVSGDVVVDEQEGEGLERLTCNFGSRRARETTPSRDARREASDQKSTTATSTSRTKTEVEIEEFFAEAEREQAQRFAAEYNYDVIGDVPLDGRFEWVRILR; the protein is encoded by the exons ATGGGGAAGTACACGAGGAAGTGCAGCAGAGGGGTCGAGAAACTCTCGGTGATGGAGGTGACCCAGGTGGTGGGGGTGAGGAGGAGGGCACGGGTCCCCGCCGTGGCCGTCGCCGCTGACGCGGCCTCCGCCAGAAGTTCGAAGCGGAGGAAGACGGCGCCGCAGCGGACGACGGAGGTTGTGCAGACGTCGTCCTACCTCCAGCTTCGGAGCCGCCGCCTCTTCATGACATTCCGGAGACCAAGGCTGCTGGCAGCGAATTCGGCTGCCTACAGCACCGGCCCTGCTGTGGAGGGTGTCTCCCGGTGCTCGAGCAACGTTTCCGGCGACGTGGTGGTGGATGAGCAG GAGGGCGAGGGTCTAGAGCGCTTGACGTGCAATTTTGGATCCAGAAGAGCGAG AGAGACGACCCCCTCGAGAGATGCACGACGCGAAGCGAGCGATCAGAAATCAACCACAGCAACATCGACTTCAAGAACGAAGACAGAGGTGGAGATCGAGGAGTTCTTCGCGGAGGCGGAGAGGGAGCAGGCGCAGCGCTTCGCCGCCGA GTACAACTACGACGTCATCGGCGACGTTCCGTTGGACGGCCGCTTCGAGTGGGTTCGAATCCTCCGATGA
- the LOC103991540 gene encoding uncharacterized protein LOC103991540 isoform X2, with product MWGEGGRFYWGRTEGEEQREVKGIVVLFAWISSQESHLKPFIDLYWSLGWSPLVCHVDFLTLFFTDKATSLAHGILDELLKVIKIRQLPIVLMSFSLGSKGCLYKVLQILDGKWQKGLKLSMGPFLIFCSEDDDLASYQIIFNFSQHLNELGGDVRLVKWSNSPHVGHYSHHQIDYHSNLVEFLGKAATVVSQRRVFNGGTENLRSSCDSMLEPSCSLHDALSSSESLRRVAIGPNDHFFSPSSSGKLEVKDGSSLHDDQKPNLFTSPSINPHGYLSQILFDVCVPKNVEGWDIKPITSNGKQSSVSARRRGPLNPIRCIRRSRL from the exons ATGTGGGGCGAAGGAGGGCGATTCTACTGGGGGAGGACGGAGGGAGAAGAGCAGAGGGAAGTGAAGGGCATCGTGGTGCTGTTCGCGTGGATATCCAGCCAGGAGAGCCATCTGAAGCCTTTCATCGATCTCTACTGGTCTCTCGGGTGGAGTCCCCTCGTCTGCCATGTCGACTTTCTCACGCT ATTTTTCACTGACAAGGCCACTTCACTAGCTCATGGTATACTTGATGAGCTCTTGAAG GTTATAAAGATCAGGCAGTTACCAATTGTGCTCATGAGCTTCTCTTTGGGATCAAAAGGTTGCCTCTATAAGGTTCTTCAG ATTCTTGATGGAAAGTGGCAAAAAGGACTCAAACTG AGTATGGGCCCTTTTCTTATATTTTGTTCGGAGGATGATGACCTTGCCTCTTACCAAATAATCTTCAATTTTTCCCAACATCTGAACGAGCTTGGTGGTGATGTTAGACTTGTAAAATGGAGCAATTCCCCGCATGTAG GGCATTATAGTCATCACCAAATTGACTACCACTCTAATCTCGTTGAGTTTCTTGGGAAGGCAGCTACTGTTGTTTCTCAGAGAAGAGTATTTAATGGAGGAACAGAAAACCTCAGAAGTTCCTGTGACAGTATGTTAGAGCCCTCCTGCAGCCTTCACGACGCACTAAGCTCAAGCGAGAGCTTAAGAAGGGTGGCCATTGGACCCAATGATCATTTCTTCTCACCCAGTTCAAGCGGCAAACTTGAAGTAAAAGATGGAAGCTCTTTGCATGATGACCAGAAGCCTAATTTGTTTACTTCACCCAGCATCAATCCCCATGGATATCTAAGCCAGATCCTATTTGATGTGTGTGTTCCCAAGAATGTCGAGGGCTGGGACATAAAGCCAATTACCTCAAATGGGAAGCAGTCCTCCGTATCTGCCCGCCGTCGCGGTCCTTTAAATCCTATAAGATGCATCAGACGCTCAAGATTGTAG
- the LOC135678727 gene encoding probable protein phosphatase 2C 12 yields the protein MAAKAGRSVPLGVLLMKEQTSEKIEDPDILYGQANQSKKGEDFTLLKAECQRVPGDGVTTFSVFALFDGHNGSAAAIYSKENLLNNILNAIPSNLNRDEWLAALPRALVAGFIKTDKDFQTKARSSGTTVTFVIIDGWVVTVASVGDSRCILESAEGSIYCLSADHRLDVNEEEVERITASGGEVGRLNVVGGAEIGPLRVWPGGLCLSRSIGDMDVGEFIVPVPYVKQIKVSSTGGRLIISSDGVWDALTFEMVCNGCRGLSADAAASQIVKDAVHGKGLRDDTTCIVVDMLPPEKLTPTVPPPKKQGMGVFKNMFRRKSSESSLHSDRDCLPESDLVEEIFEEGSASLAQRLEADYPIRNMFKLFVCAVCQVEMKPGEGISVHADDSSEPGKLRPWDGPFLCQSCQEKKEAMEGKKTSTDSISRKSSGSE from the exons ATGGCGGCGAAGGCGGGGAGGTCGGTGCCGCTGGGGGTGCTGTTGATGAAGGAGCAAACGAGCGAGAAGATCGAGGATCCGGACATTCTGTATGGGCAAGCCAATCAGAGCAAGAAGGGGGAGGATTTCACACTCCTTAAGGCCGAGTGCCAGCGGGTGCCCGGGGACGGCGTCACCACTTTCTCCGTCTTCGCC TTATTTGATGGACATAATGGTTCTGCTGCTGCCATATACTCTAAAGAGAATCTCTTGAACAATATCTTAAATGCCATTCCTTCAAATCTGAATCGAGATGAGTGGTTAGCAGCATTACCAAGAGCTTTGGTTGCAGGATTCATAAAAACAGATAAAGACTTTCAAACTAAAG CTCGTTCTTCAGGAACTACTGTCACATTTGTCATAATAGACGGGTGGGTAGTAACTGTAGCATCAGTTGGTGATTCACGATGCATACTTGAATCTGCTGAAGGTTCTATATATTGTTTGTCAGCAGATCATCGGCTGGATGTTAATGAAGAAGA GGTTGAGCGTATAACGGCAAGTGGAGGTGAGGTTGGGAGATTAAATGTTGTTGGAGGTGCCGAG ATAGGCCCTCTTAGAGTCTGGCCAGGTGGCTTATGCTTATCAAGGTCAATTGGGGATATGGATGTTGGTGAATTTATTGTTCCAGTTCCTTATGTCAAGCAAATAAAG GTATCGAGTACTGGAGGTCGGCTTATCATCTCAAGTGATGGTGTCTGGGATGCTTTGACTTTTGAAATGGTTTGCAATGGCTGTCGTGGCCTATCAGCAGATGCTGCTGCAAGCCAAATTGTTAAG GATGCTGTGCACGGCAAAGGACTACGAGATGATACTACCTGCATTGTTGTCGATATGTTACCACCTGAAAAGTTAACCCCTACTGTACCACCACCAAAGAAGCAAGGAATGGGGGTGTTCAAAAATATGTTCCGTCGAAAGTCTTCTGAGTCATCTTTGCATTCAGATAGGGACTGCTTACCAGAGTCAGATCTAGTGGAAGAAATCTTTGAGGAAGGATCTGCATCACTGGCGCAAAG GCTAGAGGCTGACTATCCCATCCGCAACATGTTCAAACTTTTTGTCTGTGCAGTTTGCCAAGTGGAGATGAAACCTGGCGAAGGAATTTCTGTCCATGCTGATGATTCATCAGAACCTGGTAAGTTGCGACCATGGGATGGTCCTTTCCTTTGCCAGAGTTGCCAAGAAAAAAAGGAAGCGATGGAAGGGAAAAAAACTTCAACAG ATTCCATATCCAGAAAGAGCTCCGGAAGTGAGTAG
- the LOC135680144 gene encoding BRI1 kinase inhibitor 1-like, whose amino-acid sequence MATQKLQDKELKEGNDIGAPSPPPPSSETSPAHEFSFSSSLQPSFTSIPNHNTLIYNKNTATIHNLPSAGDIFSHGHQLHLHPPSQPSVAAPRSRNVFAGSFSRPLEHTRSGLSLNRHLIDHRDSARENEESIKNKTFSFFFGHRKWRKEGDSGDKEEVKKKKKKGFDMSCWIAKKYASTMEIVFGEKHELLRRPYRKKRDGWWKKKGQLSAPTSMRTSASNSGRLSATTLTFASSADSAVEELHSGIQAAIAHCKSSNTNKDEKCKCCHVK is encoded by the coding sequence ATGGCGACGCAGAAGCTTCAGGACAAGGAACTGAAAGAAGGCAACGACATTGGAGCTCCTTCACCTCCACCTCCATCCTCGGAGACTTCTCCTGCTCATGAGTTCTCCTTCTCAAGCTCCCTCCAACCTTCTTTTACTTCCATACCAAATCATAACACCCTCATATACAACAAGAACACAGCAACAATACACAACTTGCCCTCCGCCGGCGACATATTCTCCCACGGACACCAACTTCACCTCCACCCACCGTCACAACCGTCCGTTGCAGCTCCCCGCTCCCGTAACGTCTTCGCCGGAAGCTTCAGCCGTCCTCTGGAGCATACCAGAAGTGGTCTAAGCCTCAATCGTCATCTCATCGATCATCGTGATAGTGCCCGTGAGAACGAAGAGAGTATAAAAAACAAGACCTTCTCCTTCTTTTTCGGACACAGGAAGTGGCGGAAGGAGGGCGACAGCGGAGACAAAGAAGAggttaagaagaagaaaaagaaagggttcGACATGAGCTGCTGGATAGCAAAGAAGTACGCAAGCACGATGGAGATCGTCTTCGGGGAGAAGCATGAGCTCCTTCGTAGGCCATACCGCAAAAAAAGGGATGGATGGTGGAAGAAGAAGGGACAGCTATCGGCGCCGACCTCCATGAGGACATCTGCCTCCAACAGCGGCCGCCTCTCGGCGACGACATTGACGTTCGCTTCCTCGGCTGACAGTGCAGTGGAAGAACTCCACAGTGGGATTCAGGCTGCTATTGCTCACTGTAAGAGTTCTAATACCAACAAAGATGAGAAATGTAAATGCTGTCATGTGAAATGA